The following are from one region of the Synechococcus sp. CBW1108 genome:
- a CDS encoding shikimate kinase yields the protein MTSPPHPTHQALAQRLQGLNLYLVGMMGAGKSAVGRPLAQSLGYRFLDADNAIEQVAGRTIPEIFASDGEAGFRDLETAVLGQIAGWHSLVVATGGGVVTRPENWGHMRQGVVVWLDAPPSLLLERLRRDPTPRPLLEAVDPTARLGELLGQRQPLYGQADLRIQQDGADPGQVAGQVLAGLPAILKQPAAAPQAPISLRNAAGNSTVSLN from the coding sequence ATGACCTCCCCCCCCCATCCCACCCATCAGGCCCTGGCCCAAAGGCTTCAGGGCCTCAACCTCTATCTGGTCGGGATGATGGGAGCCGGCAAGAGTGCGGTGGGCCGCCCCCTGGCCCAATCCCTGGGCTACCGCTTCCTCGATGCCGATAACGCGATCGAACAGGTGGCCGGCCGCACCATCCCGGAAATTTTTGCCAGCGACGGGGAAGCCGGGTTTCGCGACCTGGAAACGGCGGTGCTGGGCCAGATCGCCGGCTGGCATTCGCTGGTGGTGGCCACCGGCGGAGGGGTCGTGACCCGGCCGGAGAACTGGGGTCACATGCGCCAGGGGGTGGTGGTATGGCTGGATGCGCCCCCATCCCTGCTACTGGAGCGGCTGCGCCGCGATCCCACACCGAGGCCCCTGCTGGAGGCCGTAGACCCCACCGCCCGCCTCGGAGAGCTGCTGGGCCAGCGCCAGCCCCTCTACGGGCAGGCCGACCTGCGGATCCAGCAGGATGGGGCCGATCCCGGCCAGGTGGCCGGCCAGGTGCTGGCGGGGCTGCCGGCCATCCTCAAGCAACCGGCTGCCGCGCCCCAGGCCCCGATCAGCCTGCGCAACGCCGCTGGCAACAGCACCGTCTCACTCAACTGA
- a CDS encoding GNAT family N-acetyltransferase, with product MAELQAKWHQSLAAIPELSWDALLATAHPQDLPFYRWRWLQQLEASASIVPRQGWQGCHLGLWRAGQLVAVAPLYLKGHSYGEFVFDQSFAQLAGQLGLSYYPKLVGMSPVSPVQGYRFLIDRAEDSAAITALMMELIDDFCRQNAILSCNFLYVDPAWQPLAEAAGCAAWVNQQSLWSNPGFPDFGAYLASFNANQRRNIKRERLAVAAAGLEVTALAGEAIPPQLVRRMHHFYAQHCSRWGAWGSKYLSEAFFEALAVDPALRRHLVLFSAHRQDPGDPVAMSLCVRSDDQLWGRYWGSDAEIDCLHFEVCYYAPIAWAIANGIRHFDPGAGGSHKRRRGFVAQPRVSLHRWSDPRFAAILRQWLPGANAEMAEAMAAMNAELPFTAAYDPPHV from the coding sequence ATGGCTGAGTTGCAGGCAAAATGGCACCAGAGCCTCGCCGCGATCCCCGAGCTCAGCTGGGATGCCCTGCTGGCCACTGCCCATCCCCAGGATCTGCCCTTCTACCGTTGGCGCTGGCTGCAGCAGCTTGAGGCCAGCGCCAGCATCGTGCCCCGCCAAGGGTGGCAGGGGTGCCACCTGGGCCTGTGGCGGGCTGGGCAGTTGGTGGCGGTGGCCCCCTTGTATCTCAAGGGTCACAGCTACGGCGAATTCGTGTTTGACCAGAGCTTCGCCCAGCTCGCCGGCCAGCTGGGCCTTAGCTATTACCCGAAGTTGGTGGGGATGAGTCCGGTGAGCCCGGTGCAGGGCTATCGCTTCTTGATCGACCGCGCCGAGGACTCCGCTGCGATCACCGCCCTGATGATGGAACTGATCGATGACTTCTGTCGCCAGAACGCCATTCTCAGCTGCAACTTTCTCTACGTCGACCCTGCCTGGCAGCCGTTGGCCGAAGCTGCCGGCTGCGCCGCCTGGGTCAACCAGCAGAGCCTGTGGAGCAACCCCGGATTCCCCGATTTTGGCGCCTATCTGGCCAGCTTCAACGCCAACCAGCGCCGCAACATCAAGCGGGAACGGCTGGCGGTGGCGGCCGCCGGTTTGGAGGTCACCGCCCTGGCGGGGGAGGCCATCCCGCCGCAGCTGGTGCGACGCATGCACCACTTCTACGCCCAGCACTGCAGCCGCTGGGGCGCTTGGGGCAGCAAGTACCTCAGCGAGGCCTTCTTTGAGGCCCTGGCCGTGGATCCGGCCCTGCGCCGCCACCTGGTGCTCTTCAGCGCCCACCGGCAGGATCCCGGCGACCCTGTGGCGATGTCCCTGTGTGTTCGCAGTGATGACCAGCTCTGGGGCCGCTACTGGGGCAGCGACGCAGAGATCGACTGCCTCCATTTCGAGGTGTGTTACTACGCGCCCATTGCCTGGGCGATTGCCAACGGCATCCGCCACTTCGATCCCGGGGCAGGCGGCAGCCACAAGCGGCGCCGGGGCTTCGTGGCCCAACCCCGGGTCAGCTTGCATCGCTGGAGCGATCCCCGCTTTGCGGCGATCCTGCGCCAGTGGCTGCCAGGGGCCAATGCCGAGATGGCCGAGGCGATGGCTGCCATGAATGCGGAGCTGCCCTTCACCGCTGCCTACGATCCTCCCCATGTCTGA
- a CDS encoding DUF6816 family protein, with the protein MAAALLAPILALLLAVSSTALADRASGWPEWRLPAPLARPSNLRGQRDLTYPAWMEGRWQLHSDNFDVVVQFAADANGAVVGDRAGNAAAIGRALLGEALLEVADDPTNPNRQIALLRGNQRLESTVVGRRSETPDGDHFWADELALQVLHGPGDPRVSRVETLSHYSRHSDGSVGAEQWQASYPSPALGLAAEASSSNHFSLELTPFNPDAQTKPEARVSPCRPPPQSDPAS; encoded by the coding sequence ATGGCAGCAGCCCTATTGGCACCCATCCTGGCGCTGCTGCTGGCGGTGAGTTCGACCGCGCTGGCCGATCGGGCCAGCGGCTGGCCCGAGTGGCGCCTGCCGGCGCCCCTGGCCCGCCCCTCAAACCTGAGGGGCCAACGGGATCTCACCTACCCAGCCTGGATGGAGGGCCGCTGGCAGCTACACAGCGACAACTTCGATGTGGTGGTGCAATTTGCCGCTGACGCCAACGGTGCCGTGGTGGGCGATCGGGCCGGCAACGCGGCGGCGATCGGGCGGGCGCTGCTGGGGGAAGCCCTGCTGGAGGTGGCGGACGACCCCACCAACCCCAACCGCCAAATCGCCTTGCTGCGCGGCAACCAGCGGCTCGAATCCACGGTGGTGGGGCGGCGCAGCGAAACGCCGGATGGGGATCACTTCTGGGCCGATGAACTTGCCCTGCAGGTGCTGCATGGGCCGGGCGATCCGCGGGTGAGCAGGGTGGAAACCCTCAGCCACTACAGCCGCCACAGCGACGGCAGCGTGGGCGCCGAGCAGTGGCAGGCCAGCTACCCCTCGCCCGCCCTGGGGTTGGCCGCAGAGGCCAGCAGCAGCAACCACTTCAGCCTCGAGCTGACCCCCTTCAACCCTGATGCCCAAACCAAACCCGAGGCTCGAGTCAGCCCCTGCCGGCCTCCGCCGCAATCCGATCCCGCCAGCTGA
- a CDS encoding 6-carboxytetrahydropterin synthase: protein MTATSTAPVTGPAVGPSHGRGRPCVITRRASFSASHLYWLPELTAEQNQARFGPCSLAPGHGHNYTLIVAMGGALDGDGMVLNLSEVKHAIRAEVTDQLDFRFLNEAWPEFDLGRTEGRLPTTEALCQAIWTRLAPQLPLVGLRLHETDTLWVDLLAPGSDPTPMEAFLSIRTHFAAAHRLARPELSQGENEAIYGKCARPHGHGHNYLLDVTVRGPIDARTGMVCDLAALQRLVDELVVEPFDHTFLNKDVEHFASTVPTAENIALHIADLLTAPIAASGARLHKVRLQESPNNAAEVFAETPQLEMVPAALEALVAG, encoded by the coding sequence ATGACGGCCACTTCAACCGCCCCAGTCACCGGGCCAGCGGTAGGTCCCAGCCATGGCCGGGGTCGCCCTTGCGTGATCACTCGCCGGGCCAGCTTCAGTGCCAGCCATCTCTATTGGCTGCCCGAGCTCACTGCCGAGCAGAACCAAGCCCGCTTTGGGCCCTGCAGCCTGGCCCCTGGCCACGGTCACAATTACACCCTGATCGTGGCGATGGGTGGGGCCCTCGACGGCGACGGCATGGTGCTCAACCTCTCTGAGGTGAAGCACGCCATTCGGGCGGAGGTCACAGACCAGCTCGACTTCCGCTTCCTCAATGAAGCCTGGCCGGAGTTTGATCTGGGCCGTACGGAGGGGCGGCTGCCCACCACCGAGGCCCTCTGCCAGGCCATCTGGACCCGCCTGGCCCCCCAGCTGCCCCTGGTGGGGCTGCGCCTGCACGAAACCGACACGCTCTGGGTCGACCTGCTCGCCCCCGGCTCCGACCCGACCCCCATGGAAGCCTTCCTCTCAATCCGCACCCACTTCGCCGCCGCCCATCGCCTGGCCCGGCCCGAGCTCTCCCAGGGCGAAAACGAGGCGATCTACGGCAAGTGCGCCCGGCCCCATGGCCATGGCCACAACTACCTGCTCGATGTCACCGTCCGCGGCCCGATCGATGCCCGCACTGGCATGGTCTGTGATCTGGCGGCCCTGCAGCGGCTTGTCGACGAGCTGGTGGTGGAGCCCTTCGACCACACCTTCCTCAACAAGGACGTGGAGCACTTCGCCAGCACCGTGCCCACCGCCGAGAACATCGCCCTGCACATAGCCGATCTGCTTACCGCTCCGATCGCCGCCAGCGGTGCCCGGCTGCACAAGGTGCGCCTGCAGGAAAGCCCCAACAACGCCGCCGAGGTGTTCGCCGAAACCCCCCAGCTCGAGATGGTGCCCGCGGCCCTGGAAGCCCTGGTGGCCGGCTGA
- a CDS encoding DUF4346 domain-containing protein yields MSDQLPTRQQLDDQLSQRFIALDPAGYFLIRIDRQAQELVAEHYGNGIDGRGLATDPETGEVLSCRGGGPPRQPLAVFRGLTAKQVGIALTEGPSPHPLSCLDHALYLGRELQRAQACLEQGLEYVQD; encoded by the coding sequence ATGTCTGACCAGCTCCCCACCCGTCAGCAGCTCGATGACCAGCTATCCCAGCGGTTCATCGCCCTTGATCCGGCGGGCTATTTCCTGATTCGCATCGACCGCCAGGCCCAGGAGCTGGTGGCCGAGCACTACGGCAACGGGATCGACGGGCGCGGCTTGGCCACCGATCCGGAAACCGGCGAAGTGCTCAGCTGCCGTGGCGGCGGCCCACCGCGGCAGCCCTTGGCGGTGTTCCGGGGCCTTACGGCCAAGCAGGTTGGCATTGCCCTCACCGAGGGACCATCCCCCCATCCCCTCAGTTGTCTCGACCATGCCCTCTACCTGGGCCGGGAGTTGCAAAGGGCCCAGGCCTGTCTGGAGCAGGGCCTGGAGTACGTGCAGGATTGA
- a CDS encoding DUF751 family protein, whose amino-acid sequence MKDFFLNVTRYPRYLVAFGLGLANSVFEPLAARGRNPVTAVALIGASISGLLSLALILHAMVNPIPLA is encoded by the coding sequence ATGAAGGACTTTTTCCTCAATGTGACGCGCTACCCGCGCTACCTGGTGGCCTTTGGCCTGGGTTTGGCCAATTCGGTCTTCGAGCCCCTGGCCGCCAGGGGCCGCAATCCAGTCACTGCCGTGGCCCTGATTGGGGCCAGCATCAGCGGCCTGCTCAGCCTCGCCCTGATCCTGCATGCGATGGTGAATCCCATACCACTGGCATAG
- a CDS encoding chlororespiratory reduction protein 7, producing the protein MSDPLLRELDHYVVLEPAGAEQILTAAETLAWLEGKLEQLEPMPADLAVLATSSERAERLLATACELELAPGRAIQWFAVRIEPPGSVE; encoded by the coding sequence ATGTCCGATCCCCTCCTGCGGGAGCTTGATCATTACGTGGTGCTCGAACCCGCCGGGGCTGAGCAAATTCTCACTGCAGCCGAAACCCTGGCCTGGCTTGAGGGGAAGCTCGAGCAGCTCGAGCCCATGCCGGCCGACTTGGCGGTCCTGGCCACCTCCAGCGAACGGGCCGAGCGGCTGCTGGCAACGGCCTGCGAACTCGAGCTTGCCCCTGGTCGGGCGATCCAGTGGTTCGCCGTGCGGATCGAGCCCCCGGGCTCAGTTGAGTGA
- the rbfA gene encoding 30S ribosome-binding factor RbfA, protein MAQSRRVERVASLIRREVSELMIGGIKDVRVNQGMVSVTSVEVAGDLQHCKIFVSIYGSEEDRAQAMAGLGSARAYVKGELGRRLKMRRTPEVVFVLDRGIEKGTSVLGLLNRLEGERQTKGEPAEASEF, encoded by the coding sequence ATGGCACAGAGCCGAAGGGTGGAGCGGGTGGCTTCCCTGATCCGCCGGGAAGTCAGCGAACTGATGATTGGTGGGATCAAGGACGTCCGGGTTAACCAGGGAATGGTGAGTGTCACCAGCGTGGAGGTGGCGGGCGATCTGCAGCACTGCAAGATTTTTGTCAGCATTTACGGCAGCGAGGAAGATCGGGCCCAGGCCATGGCGGGCCTGGGCTCGGCCCGCGCCTATGTCAAAGGGGAGCTGGGCCGGAGGCTGAAGATGCGGCGCACGCCCGAGGTGGTGTTCGTGCTGGATCGGGGCATCGAGAAGGGCACCTCGGTGCTGGGCTTGCTCAACCGGCTCGAGGGGGAGCGGCAAACCAAGGGCGAACCAGCCGAAGCCAGTGAGTTCTGA
- the rimO gene encoding 30S ribosomal protein S12 methylthiotransferase RimO encodes MSKKTVAFAHLGCEKNRVDTEHMLGLLAEAGYGVSADEADASVVVVNTCSFIQEAREESVRTLVELAEQGKELIIAGCLAQHFQEELLESLPEAKAIVGTGDYQHIVSVLERVEAGERVNQVSATPTFVGDEHLPRYRTTSEAVAYLKVAEGCDYRCAFCIIPHLRGNQRSRPIESIVAEAQQLAAQGVQELVLISQISTNYGLDLAGKPQLAELLRALGEVEIPWVRVHYAYPTGLTSEVLAAYREVQNVLPYLDLPLQHSHPEVLRAMNRPWQADVTAGVLGRIREQLSDAVLRTTFIVGFPGETEEHFQHLLDFVAEQRFDHVGVFTFSAEEGTPAAELPDQVPHGIALERKDRLMALQQPIAAALNAAWVGKVVDVLIEQENPSSGEMLGRCARFAPEVDGEVRVSPGEGGLCAAPGTLVKVRITGADTYDLLGVVVGAAAELRST; translated from the coding sequence ATGAGCAAAAAAACCGTGGCCTTCGCCCACCTGGGCTGCGAGAAGAACCGGGTAGACACTGAGCACATGCTCGGCCTGCTGGCCGAGGCGGGCTACGGCGTGAGCGCCGATGAGGCCGACGCCAGCGTGGTGGTGGTCAATACCTGCAGCTTCATCCAGGAGGCCCGCGAGGAGTCGGTGCGCACCCTGGTGGAACTGGCGGAGCAGGGCAAGGAGCTGATCATCGCCGGCTGCCTGGCCCAGCACTTCCAGGAGGAGCTGCTCGAAAGTCTTCCCGAAGCCAAAGCGATCGTGGGCACCGGCGACTACCAGCACATCGTCAGCGTGCTGGAGCGGGTCGAAGCCGGCGAGCGGGTCAACCAGGTGAGCGCCACCCCCACCTTCGTGGGCGATGAGCACCTGCCCCGCTACCGCACCACCAGCGAGGCGGTGGCATACCTGAAGGTGGCCGAGGGCTGCGACTACCGCTGCGCCTTCTGCATCATTCCCCACCTGCGTGGCAACCAGCGCTCCCGGCCGATCGAGAGCATTGTGGCTGAGGCGCAGCAACTGGCGGCCCAGGGGGTGCAGGAGCTGGTGCTGATCAGCCAGATCAGCACTAATTACGGTCTCGATCTGGCCGGCAAGCCCCAGCTGGCGGAGCTGCTGCGGGCCTTGGGGGAGGTGGAGATCCCCTGGGTGCGGGTGCACTATGCCTATCCCACCGGGCTGACGAGCGAGGTGCTGGCGGCCTACCGGGAGGTGCAGAACGTGCTGCCCTACCTGGATCTGCCCCTGCAACACAGCCACCCGGAGGTGCTGCGGGCCATGAACCGCCCCTGGCAGGCCGACGTGACCGCAGGGGTGCTGGGCCGCATCCGCGAGCAGCTGAGCGACGCGGTGCTGCGCACCACCTTCATCGTGGGCTTTCCCGGCGAAACCGAGGAGCACTTCCAGCACCTGCTGGATTTTGTGGCCGAGCAGCGCTTCGACCATGTGGGGGTGTTCACCTTCTCTGCTGAAGAGGGCACCCCTGCGGCAGAACTACCGGATCAGGTGCCCCACGGGATCGCACTCGAGCGGAAGGACCGCCTGATGGCCCTGCAACAACCGATCGCCGCAGCGCTCAACGCCGCCTGGGTGGGGAAGGTCGTGGATGTGCTGATCGAGCAGGAGAACCCCAGCAGCGGCGAGATGCTCGGCCGCTGCGCTCGCTTCGCCCCGGAGGTGGACGGCGAGGTGCGGGTGAGTCCGGGGGAGGGGGGACTCTGTGCCGCCCCGGGCACCCTGGTGAAGGTGCGCATCACAGGCGCGGACACCTACGACCTACTGGGGGTGGTGGTGGGAGCAGCTGCCGAGCTCAGATCAACTTGA
- a CDS encoding cytochrome b6-f complex subunit 6 — protein MTAAIYLGLMGGGIAVAIAASIVLRGIKLI, from the coding sequence ATGACTGCTGCGATCTACCTGGGTCTGATGGGCGGCGGCATCGCCGTGGCTATTGCCGCCTCGATCGTGTTGCGCGGCATCAAGTTGATCTGA
- a CDS encoding RibD family protein codes for MLRPVLRLVLAVSLDGRLAPPDGGAAQLGGPGDRRVLEEALAWADGCLIGAETLRRHGSTCLIHAQDLRAQRSAAGRSDQPVAVVVSRTASIPLELPFWRQPLERWLLAPPQAPPFPDSQAPAFQARLDWDGWASAIDALAERGLLRLVVLGGAALAGSLLAGDWIDELQLSLCPRLLGGPHLWLPLQAAIGSGDWHLQELRRLEGDELLLSYRRGLANPCTSSLSGMG; via the coding sequence ATGCTGCGGCCAGTGCTGCGGCTGGTGCTGGCGGTGAGCCTGGATGGCCGGTTGGCGCCCCCCGATGGGGGCGCTGCCCAGCTGGGTGGCCCCGGTGATCGCCGGGTGCTCGAGGAGGCCCTGGCCTGGGCCGATGGCTGCCTGATCGGCGCCGAAACCCTGCGCCGCCACGGCAGCACCTGCCTGATCCACGCCCAGGATCTGCGGGCCCAGCGCTCTGCCGCCGGCCGCTCTGACCAGCCGGTGGCGGTGGTGGTGAGCCGCACTGCCTCCATTCCGCTCGAGCTGCCGTTCTGGCGCCAGCCCCTCGAGCGCTGGTTGCTGGCTCCGCCCCAGGCGCCCCCTTTCCCGGATTCCCAGGCCCCGGCTTTCCAGGCACGGCTGGATTGGGATGGCTGGGCCTCCGCCATCGATGCCCTGGCGGAGCGGGGTTTGCTGCGGCTGGTGGTGCTGGGGGGCGCGGCCCTGGCCGGCAGCCTGCTGGCGGGGGATTGGATTGACGAGCTGCAGCTCAGCCTTTGTCCCCGGCTGCTGGGCGGGCCCCACCTCTGGCTGCCCCTGCAGGCGGCGATCGGGAGTGGCGACTGGCACCTCCAGGAGCTCCGCCGGCTGGAGGGCGATGAGTTGCTGCTGAGCTACCGGCGGGGTTTGGCGAATCCCTGCACCAGCTCCTTGAGTGGGATGGGTTGA
- a CDS encoding glutathione S-transferase family protein, which produces MELYQFRHSAFCEKVRLVLAVKGLDYTVVEVSPGLGQLELFRLSGQRQVPVLVDGSEVIADSTAIALYLERHQPEPQLLPEAPAERARVLLVEDWADTALAAGCRLALVQAAATDAQLRSALLPDSTPGPLRQLVTSLPGGVLAGVGEALVSVIGVAERQQLQTNLEQLAVLVGDQPYLVGDRLSLADLAVVAQLGLLKFPTSSGVPLAGLGVGGIFDHPLLEPLFSWRDRIAAEAGRG; this is translated from the coding sequence ATGGAGCTCTACCAGTTCAGGCATTCCGCCTTCTGCGAGAAGGTGCGGCTGGTCTTGGCGGTCAAAGGGCTCGACTACACCGTTGTGGAGGTGAGCCCTGGCCTGGGCCAGTTGGAGCTGTTCCGTCTCTCCGGCCAACGCCAGGTGCCCGTGCTGGTGGATGGCTCTGAGGTGATCGCCGATTCCACCGCCATTGCCCTCTATCTCGAGCGGCACCAGCCCGAGCCCCAACTGCTGCCCGAGGCCCCGGCAGAGCGGGCCAGGGTGCTGCTGGTTGAAGACTGGGCCGATACGGCCCTGGCGGCGGGCTGCCGGCTGGCCCTGGTGCAGGCCGCGGCCACAGACGCCCAGCTCCGCTCTGCCCTGCTGCCCGATTCCACCCCGGGCCCCTTGCGCCAACTGGTGACCAGCCTGCCCGGCGGGGTGCTGGCCGGCGTGGGCGAGGCGCTGGTCAGCGTGATTGGCGTAGCCGAGCGCCAGCAACTGCAGACCAACCTCGAGCAGCTCGCCGTGCTGGTGGGCGACCAGCCCTATCTGGTGGGCGACCGCCTCTCCCTGGCCGATCTGGCCGTGGTGGCCCAGTTGGGGTTGCTCAAATTTCCCACCAGCAGCGGCGTCCCCTTGGCGGGTTTGGGGGTGGGTGGAATCTTCGACCATCCCCTGCTGGAGCCCCTGTTCAGCTGGCGGGATCGGATTGCGGCGGAGGCCGGCAGGGGCTGA
- a CDS encoding B12-binding domain-containing radical SAM protein: protein MRTLFVYPEFPKTFWSYEKILELIDRKVLLPPLGLVTVAALLPQQWEMKLVDRNVREVTEAEWDWAQLVVISGMIVQKADMAVQIATAKKRCIPVAVGGPFASSTPDAPELDLADFKILDEGEITLPMFIEALERGERSGRFSSDGVKPDVTGTPIPRFDLLELGAYSEMSVQFSRGCPFQCEFCDIIVLYGRKPRTKNPDQLVAELQCLYDLGWRRSVFLVDDNFIGNKRNVKLLLPLLKQWQIDHGFPFSFATEASVDLAADDALMQMMVECRFESVFLGIETPDESSLETAGKLQNTRGSLEDSVNKITSYGLRVMAGFIIGFDGETEGAGRRIVEFVTRTGIPHAMMGMLQALPNTALWHRLEREGRLIEGKASAKGVNQTNLLNFTPTRPIRDIANEYVDAFGALYEPNAFIDRVYSYFLKLPPQKYKELVVPGSRPSKPPSWIDLRALAIVLWRQGLKRNTRVRFWKALYGMYRQNPKRLIGFISILAHNEHFLEYRAIVRREIEEQLAVLPPDPPKAPAEPSRELQPV, encoded by the coding sequence ATGCGCACCCTCTTCGTCTACCCCGAGTTCCCGAAAACCTTCTGGAGCTACGAAAAAATCCTCGAGCTGATCGACCGCAAGGTCCTGCTGCCGCCCCTGGGTCTGGTGACTGTGGCCGCCCTGCTTCCCCAGCAGTGGGAGATGAAGTTGGTGGATCGCAACGTGCGCGAGGTAACTGAAGCCGAATGGGACTGGGCCCAGCTGGTGGTGATTTCAGGAATGATCGTGCAGAAGGCCGACATGGCCGTGCAGATCGCCACAGCCAAGAAGCGGTGCATCCCCGTGGCCGTGGGCGGTCCCTTTGCCAGCTCCACACCCGACGCGCCGGAACTCGACCTGGCGGATTTCAAGATCCTCGATGAGGGTGAAATCACCCTGCCGATGTTCATCGAGGCCCTGGAACGGGGTGAACGCAGCGGCCGTTTCAGCTCCGACGGCGTCAAGCCCGATGTGACCGGAACACCAATTCCACGCTTTGACCTGCTGGAGCTGGGCGCCTACTCGGAAATGTCAGTGCAGTTCTCCAGGGGCTGCCCATTCCAGTGCGAATTTTGCGACATCATCGTGCTCTACGGCCGCAAGCCCCGCACCAAAAATCCTGATCAGTTAGTTGCCGAACTCCAATGTCTCTACGACCTGGGATGGCGCCGGTCTGTATTCCTTGTAGACGACAACTTCATCGGCAACAAGCGCAACGTCAAATTACTGCTCCCCCTGTTAAAGCAGTGGCAGATTGACCACGGCTTCCCCTTCAGCTTCGCCACCGAAGCTTCGGTTGATCTAGCAGCCGACGATGCCCTGATGCAGATGATGGTGGAGTGCCGCTTTGAGAGCGTCTTCCTCGGCATCGAAACCCCGGACGAATCGAGCCTTGAAACGGCTGGCAAACTGCAGAACACCCGCGGCTCACTGGAGGATTCGGTCAATAAGATCACCTCCTATGGCCTACGGGTGATGGCTGGATTCATCATCGGCTTTGACGGCGAAACAGAAGGTGCCGGGAGAAGAATTGTCGAATTCGTAACTCGTACAGGCATCCCCCACGCCATGATGGGCATGTTGCAAGCGCTGCCGAATACGGCGCTTTGGCATCGCCTGGAAAGGGAAGGCCGCCTGATTGAAGGCAAAGCCTCAGCCAAAGGGGTGAACCAGACAAACCTGCTCAATTTCACACCAACCCGGCCGATTCGCGACATCGCAAATGAGTATGTTGATGCCTTTGGGGCGCTCTACGAACCCAATGCATTTATTGATCGCGTTTACTCTTACTTCCTCAAGCTCCCGCCCCAAAAATACAAGGAGCTGGTAGTGCCCGGCAGCCGCCCGTCCAAACCCCCCAGCTGGATCGACCTGCGGGCCCTGGCCATCGTGCTCTGGCGCCAGGGCCTCAAGCGCAATACCCGGGTTCGGTTCTGGAAAGCGCTCTACGGCATGTACCGCCAAAACCCCAAGCGCCTGATCGGCTTCATCTCAATCTTGGCCCACAACGAGCACTTCCTCGAATACCGCGCCATCGTGCGGCGGGAAATCGAAGAGCAGCTGGCCGTGCTGCCCCCCGATCCCCCCAAGGCCCCTGCCGAGCCCAGCCGGGAGCTCCAACCGGTCTGA